Part of the bacterium genome is shown below.
ATTTCGTATGAGCAAAACCCTCTTCCACCTCGACCTTGACCAATTCTTTGCGGCCGTTGAGATTCGCGACAATCCGAATCTGCGCGGCAAGCCACTGCTTGTCGGCGGATCCCCCGGCGGGCGCGGTGTGGTCACGACGGCGTCCTACGAGGCGCGTAAATTCGGCGTGCGCTCAGGGATGCCCATGCACGAGGCGCTGCAGAAGTGTCCGCAGGCCGTCTGCGTGCGCTCAGATACCGGGCGCTACGTGGATGCGTCGCGCCGCGTGCGCGAGATTCTGGTGGACTATACGGACCGCGTGGAATTTATCTCGATTGACGAGGCCGCGCTCGACGTGAGTGATGTGGTCTGGCAATGGCCCAGTGTCAAAGCGCTGGCCGATGAAATTCAAGAGCGCATCGAGCATGAGGTGGGTATTACCGCTTCCATTGGTGCGGCCGCCTCGCGCTGCGTCGCCAAGCTCGCCAGCGGCATGCACAAGCCGCGCGGCTTTACCCACATTCCACCCTCGAAAATCGCCGAGATCATGGGACCCTTGCCCATAGAAGAAATGAACGGCATCGGCCCGGCCACGAGTCACGTCTTGCACGGGCTCGGCATTCGCACGCTGAATGACTTAGCAATTTACCCGACGGATATCTTGCGCAACAAGCTCGGCGTGCGCGGACCTGAATTGCAATTGCTCGCGCGCGGCGGCGGCAAGAATACCGTCTTGCGGGCCGAGGACCTGCCGCCCGAGAAATCCATGAGCCACGAGACGACGTTCCACGAGGACCAAACGTCCGGCGATGCCATTCTGGGGCGGATGATGCTGTTGTGCGAGAAGGTAGCGCGCCGACTGCGCAATGCGCGGTTGACCGGGCGCGTAGTGACCGTCAAGGTGCGCTACAAGGGCTTCGAGACGCATCATCAGCAGCGAAAGCTCGCGCGCTTCGTGCATCTGGACACGGATATTTTCGTCGCGGCCAAGCTGATCTTCGAGCAGATCTACGATCCAACGCGGCCCGTACGGTTAATTGGTGTGGACATTTCGGATTTGGTGCCGATGGGACGGGTGCTGCAGGAGGAGCTGTTCGCGCCGCGGCAGGACCGCGATGCGCTGACGCACGCCTGTGACGATATCAAGGAGCGCTTCGGCGCCAACCTGATCGGTTATGCGGGACACATGACCGGACCCAAGGATCGCTATCATTCGGCTCGGCGGGGCCGCGAGTTTGGTTCGATTTCCTTTCGCTATCCCGGCATGAACGGCCGATAGCGGGGGAGAAGCTTTCGTTCGAGAACAGGATGAAATGCGGCCTGGGTGTATTGCTTGGAGGTACTCCCGGGCCGCGACCAAATTCAAAACTCCCGGTGTGCGGCACCGGGAGTTTTTTGTTCGAAAGCACACGGCATACTCGGCGCAGTGCAACGGGCTTATGTAGCGGATGGCCATCTGCCCGCATTGGACCGAAGCCAGATAATACTCGTACGGTTCATTGCGCCAATTCAACGAAATCTATTTTAAGATAATATTAATCAACATATTATAAAACATATCTTTCGCGCTCGCAATTCTTGACCAGTGGTCAGTTCGGCCTTATATTATAGGATAAATAATTCTGGGAATTGGGGGTCACTATGTCTTTTCTGCTCATTCTTCTAATTGCCTCGTCGTTGTGCGCCGCGCCCATTGACACCGTCTGGACGCGCAAGTTCGGCACGACACTGACCGACTTGGCGCAAGGCGGCAGCGCAGACCTAAGCGGTGGCTACATCACGACAGGATACTATCAGCATCCTGCTCCGAGCCCGCGCGGACAGGACATGCTGGTTGTGCGCGTGAACTCATCCGGCGACACCATCTATGCGCGCACCTTCGGCGGCAATTCCTCAGACAACGGTACCGACGTGCACGTCTCACCGTCCCAGACTCTTATCGCCGGAACCACATCCTCGTTCGGAGCAAATCCCTCCAACTTATTTGTCGTTGCGCTGAATGACAACGGAGATTCCCTCTGGACGCGCAACTACGACTTCGGCGCAACTGATGTTGCATTCGCACTGAAGCGCTCCGTCTCAGGTGACTACTACATCGGCGGCTACTCAATTGCATCCGGCAACTCCAGCTTCTTGTTGTTGAAGATTGACTCCACCGGTAATTTACTATGGTCGGAGACGCTTGGCGGGAGTGGCATTGACTGGGCCTTCGATGTTGAGCCGTTAGCCGATGGCGGCTGTTTGATAGCAGGCGGCAGCGCCAGCTTCGGTGCTGGTGCGCCGCCGCGCATGAACGGATGGCTCGTGCGCTATGATTCAACCGGTGACACCGTTTGGACACGCACCTACGGCACCGCGGCCCTTGATGAGCGCATCAATGACATCGAACCGACAAGTAATGGCGGTTTCCTCTTAGCAGGATATCAAGACGATCCATTTGGCGATCTGGATGTCTTTGTCGTCAAGGTTGACTCCAACGGCATCGAAGAGTGGAGCAACGTCTATGGCGGATCAAGCGATGACGATGCCCTCGGAATTGTTGTTGACTGCGACCGCTACATGGTCGCCGGCCACACAACGTCATACGGAGCTGGAGGTCGCGATGCCTACTTCCTAACGCTGGATCAAAATGGCGACACGCTATGGACGATGACCTTAGGCGGCACGCTCGATGACATGTTGTACGCAATTCACTCCGGCTGCACGACCGGCGAGCATCCGGGCTACTATGCCACAGGCCTCACGCGCAACGGCACCAGCGGCCCGCAAGACGCATGGCTCGTCAGGCTTGCCGCCGAACCGCGTCTTGAGTTTACGGCGCCTCAACCGTGCGACCGCTTTGTCTTCGGAGATATGATCAATGCGACATGGGATGACGACGGCCTGGAGGGATTCCCTGATGTTTCTCTCGAACTGAACCGTGACTATCCGAACGGCGCATGGGAAGTGCTTAACGCATCGTTCGTCAACAGCGGCTCGTTCAGCTTTGCGGCAACATCGCCGGCATCCTACCACTGCCGCTTGCGGCTGACGAAACTCGGCGGTGTCTCCGGTCAATGGATCAGCGACGAGTTCTCCGTTGTCCCACCTGGAGCGTTAACTCCGCCGCAGGTAGACTGGGACAGCAGTTACTTCCAAACCATCATCCGCGACATCGAGTATGTCGAGAGCGACGCCGGATTCGCTTATCCGCTCGGTGCATCCATCACCAAACGCGACTCGATCGGCGGATTCCTCTGGGACTACGCGCTTCCTAATCCCGGGAATGTCTATAACTACGGCGCAGCGGATATTGGCGAAATGAACAACGGCGACTTGTTAGCTGCGATAACCATGGATTCCGCCGGCACGTCCGATCCATCGTCTATGTTCGTGTTGCGCCTGACTTCAACGGGCAGCGTTTCTCCGCTAAACGTTGGAGGAAGGCCGATGGGAAGATCCGCAGTGGCAACGGAAATCCTCCCCGATGCTTCGGGAGGATTCTGGCTATTGGGCAACACCTATCCCGACGGTGGAGGTTTTGGGCCTCTACCTGCCGTGATTCACTATCCCGACACGAACGTGCCGCAGCTGCTGGATATGTACTTCTGTTCTGCGCAGGGCGCTGCACTCGCGGACAGCGGCGTTCTGTTAGCGGCATACTCAGGTGATCCCTTTGCATCCGCCGTAAACGTGCATCTTGTCCTGGTCAACGAATCGTACGACACGGTGTGGACGCGCACATACGATTTTGGTGGGAACGATACGCCCGAGCGCGTGCTCCGGCAT
Proteins encoded:
- the dinB gene encoding DNA polymerase IV; amino-acid sequence: MSKTLFHLDLDQFFAAVEIRDNPNLRGKPLLVGGSPGGRGVVTTASYEARKFGVRSGMPMHEALQKCPQAVCVRSDTGRYVDASRRVREILVDYTDRVEFISIDEAALDVSDVVWQWPSVKALADEIQERIEHEVGITASIGAAASRCVAKLASGMHKPRGFTHIPPSKIAEIMGPLPIEEMNGIGPATSHVLHGLGIRTLNDLAIYPTDILRNKLGVRGPELQLLARGGGKNTVLRAEDLPPEKSMSHETTFHEDQTSGDAILGRMMLLCEKVARRLRNARLTGRVVTVKVRYKGFETHHQQRKLARFVHLDTDIFVAAKLIFEQIYDPTRPVRLIGVDISDLVPMGRVLQEELFAPRQDRDALTHACDDIKERFGANLIGYAGHMTGPKDRYHSARRGREFGSISFRYPGMNGR